GGATCGTGGCCCCGGCGAAGGTCACCGAGACATCCCGCTCGCCCAGGCCCTTCTTCTGGCTCTTGAGCGGGTGGGTATTGAGCGCCTGGACGCCGAAGTCGATCTGCGCCAGCTCGGCGCTGTCGCGCACACAGCCGTAGATGACCGCCCCGGACCAGCCGTTATCCCGCCCCAGCGCCGCCAGCCGGTCGCCAAGCAGGGCGCACCGCATGGAGCCGCCGCCGTCGACCACCAGCACGCCGCCGTCGCCGGGCTCGCTGAGCAGCTCACGGACGCGGACGTTGTCCTCGAAGAGCTTGAGCGTGGTCACCCGGCCGCCGAAGCGGGTGCGCCCGCCGTAGCCGATGAGCATCGGGTTCATCACGCGCAGCTGCACGCCCGGATCATCGGCGTGGGCATCACAGAGATCGGTGGTCAGCAGCGCCATGGCGCCTCCTGTCGTGACTCCAACTGGCTGGTATGCGGGGTGTTGGTTTAAGGTAACCGTCTGAACGCCGACTGGGTACCGAGGGCCATGAGCGCACAGCACGCAGCACACGCGCAAGCCGACACCGTCGCCGCCCTGGGAGGGTATCTCACCGCCCTAGCCGAGAGCCACGGGCAGGAGGAGGTCGTGCAGACCCTCTGCGAGACCGCGGCCCGGCTGCTGCCGCGCAGTTCCGGCAAGCTCTGGCAGCTCGCCCTCGACCGCGAGGGCTGGTACCAAAGCGGCGGCTGGCAGGCCGGCGTCGTGCTTCCGCCCCAGGAGCGCTCCCTGCGCACGACGCTGCCGCGCGGCCCCACCGATGAGCTGCGCCTGCCCCTGCAGGCCCACGGCCTGACCGTCGCCGAGCTGCGCATCCCGTGCCCGGAGATCGAATCCGAGGCCGAGCAGGAGCTGCTGCGGAGCCTGGCCACCGCCGCAGCGATCAGCCTCTCCGGGCACGTCCTCAAGCGCCGGGTGCG
The sequence above is a segment of the Halorhodospira halophila genome. Coding sequences within it:
- the rraA gene encoding ribonuclease E activity regulator RraA; amino-acid sequence: MALLTTDLCDAHADDPGVQLRVMNPMLIGYGGRTRFGGRVTTLKLFEDNVRVRELLSEPGDGGVLVVDGGGSMRCALLGDRLAALGRDNGWSGAVIYGCVRDSAELAQIDFGVQALNTHPLKSQKKGLGERDVSVTFAGATIQSGDWLYADEDGVIVATRELTL